From Cydia pomonella isolate Wapato2018A chromosome 26, ilCydPomo1, whole genome shotgun sequence, one genomic window encodes:
- the LOC133532281 gene encoding uncharacterized protein LOC133532281 gives MASKKPPKTELVAICKLEFYRKQKNWKFCSQERKAKDSKRRTKSTNGKLNQTYNIAPAPKEVEPEPVATELEEQQNLDEAFVEAETGTASESDEPVVEGQDVLKDVLETETGKPSSQLEPPWGLYSPRWSIQRWAERHRLWNPEPPTHDPPCPTFDPLCPAFDPSCPSFDPPCPTRDCLTHDPIYPLQNQGIDCPTYPQENLVHDDNCPIFDNNYNSIQQDLYSNQNFQHYPTYNSNYPTYYTKHAEFDPKYASVFYYNSCYQEFDVPHRGQSEAFVPQHDVLNVGKEWDDREWCAGEGAAWSDPEWQAEAAALCAGGGPGGEDAVDGDWRQDLILLSRCDSVPSVASSEFIRGAALVPHSTQIDLLLGPEPATALTGPALAAAVARHSAALRELLHETHRRQQISSKEAPTYDAVPVREPGPSSCPPPPRFNDPLVAGSFRNTPDLKGQTGQAGQGQSEVGRGRGRLAARAGASRPGPRPRRAGATAC, from the exons atgGCCTCGAAAAAGCCTCCCAAAACCGAGTTGGTGGCTATATGCAAACTGGAATTTTACAGAAAACAGAAAAACTGGAAGTTTTGCTCCCAGGAACGTAAAGCGAAGGATTCCAAGAGACGTACTAAAAGTACCAA TGGAAAACTCAACCAGACCTACAACATAGCACCAGCCCCCAAGGAGGTGGAGCCAGAGCCAGTGGCAACGGAGCTTGAGGAACAACAAAACCTGGATGAAGCATTTGTAGAGGCGGAGACCGGGACAGCCTCGGAGTCAGATGAGCCAGTGGTGGAGGGCCAGGATGTCTTGAAGGATGTCCTTGAGACTGAGACAG GAAAGCCCTCATCTCAATTGGAGCCCCCCTGGGGCCTCTATTCGCCGCGCTGGTCCATCCAACGCTGGGCGGAGCGCCATCGCCTCTGGAACCCTGAACCCCCGACCCATGATCCACCATGCCCCACCTTTGATCCATTATGCCCCGCGTTTGATCCATCATGCCCCTCGTTTGATCCGCCGTGCCCCACTCGCGATTGCCTTACACATGATCCAATATATCCTTTACAAAATCAAGGCATTGATTGTCCAACATACCCTCAAGAAAACCTCGTTCATGATGATAATTGTCCTATTTTTGATAACAACTACAATAGCATACAGCAAGATTTATACTCAAATCAAAACTTTCAACACTACCCTACTTATAATTCAAATTACCCAACATATTACACAAAACACGCAGAATTCGACCCAAAGTATGCAAGTGTGTTCTACTATAACTCCTGCTACCAGGAGTTCGATGTGCCCCATAGAGGGCAAAGTGAGGCATTTGTGCCCCAGCACGATGTGTTGAACGTGGGCAAGGAGTGGGACGACCGCGAGTGGTGCGCGGGCGAGGGCGCGGCGTGGAGCGACCCGGAGTGGCAGGCAG AGGCAGCGGCGCTGTGTGCGGGCGGCGGGCCGGGCGGGGAGGACGCCGTGGACGGCGACTGGCGGCAAGACCTG aTCTTGTTGTCCCGCTGCGACAGCGTGCCATCGGTGGCGAGCAGCGAATTCATTCGCGGCGCCGCACTCGTCCCGCATTCTACTCAGATCGACTTGCTGCTCG GCCCGGAGCCAGCGACCGCATTAACAGGGCCAGCGCTAGCCGCCGCCGTGGCTCGACATTCAGCTGCCCTCCGTGAACTACTGCATGAGACACACCGCCGGCAACAG ATATCCTCAAAAGAAGCACCTACTTACGACGCCGTCCCAGTCCGGGAGCCCGGTCCCTCCTCGTGCCCCCCTCCCCCGCGCTTCAACGACCCCCTCGTGGCCGGCTCGTTCCGGAACACGCCGGACCTGAAGGGGCAGACGGGGCAAGCTGGACAG GGGCAAAGTGAGGTCGGGCGCGGCCGGGGGCGGCTcgcggcgcgcgcgggcgcCAGCCGCCCCggcccccgcccccgccgggCCGGCGCCACCGCGTGCTGA
- the LOC133531868 gene encoding serine/arginine repetitive matrix protein 2-like, whose translation MTGSSSWSEDAPGADILDLDRYMRGTRPARRPQRNISSSGLVVDAGAVGRPASPPGDSSSGSEASEPSEPSGPSGPSDKRFSHDSGLSDTSYRRASRQQRRHRADTVSKNDTEVPRRSNKSGGGAIRRGKSGEARRGNSGEARQAKSGQARRSNSGEARRGKSGEARRGKSGSEARRSSESRSSFRESLERALRDQQSV comes from the exons ATGACGGGCTCATCCTCGTGGTCCGAGGACGCTCCGGGCGCCGACATCCTGGACCTGGACCGCTACATGCGTGGAACTCGGCCCGCGCGCCGTCCGCAGAGGAACAT AAGCAGCTCTGGGCTGGTGGTTGACGCGGGCGCGGTGGGGCGGCCCGCCAGCCCGCCCGGGGACTCCAGCTCGGGCTCCGAGGCCTCCGAGCCGTCCGAGCCGTCCGGGCCATCCGGGCCGTCGGACAAGCGCTTCTCGCACGACTCCGGCCTGTCCGACACCAGCTACCGACGGGCTAGCCGCCAGCAAAG ACGACATAGAGCAGACACTGTCAGCAAGAACGACACCGAGGTGCCGCGGCGGAGCAACAAGAGCGGCGGCGGAGCAATTCGGCGAGGCAAGAGCGGCGAGGCTCGACGAGGCAACAGCGGCGAGGCGCGGCAAGCCAAGAGCGGCCAGGCGCGGCGAAGCAACAGCGGCGAGGCGAGGCGAGGCAAGAGCGGCGAGGCACGACGAGGCAAGAGCGGCAGCGAGGCGCGCCGCTCGTCAGAGTCCAGGAGTAGCTTCCGCGAGTCGTTGGAGCGTGCGTTGCGCGATCAGCAg AGTGTATAA
- the LOC133531867 gene encoding uncharacterized protein LOC133531867 produces MCELQARSGASERRSERRSERSERRKGRPSERERRTDKRNERGERRGQESGRTSSESTEFSSSSSSVDALKRRTSECRTYKIIMSKLDELNRLFVARRSPGAAGALAPGALGTASLATGALGTASLAPGARGTARGDSSVTVSDKVVGTDSPQHGARQKTETDHNRTIIVAAAAVDIPPTPRINVVTESVVRDERDSKPASEKGMPGRFHLDDPVRVSAPSIPDTGAKETSASERDSEPASEKGMPGRFHLDDPVRLYQQAKRLEARVTRRSSSDSPDSGRDSSSKGSSQGSGKGSRSPSLCALCRCYWLVARRYVAQLNPVRE; encoded by the exons ATGTGCGAGCTACAAGCCCGCTCGGGGGCCAGCGAGCGACGCAGCGAGCGACGTAGCGAGCGCAGCGAGCGCCGCAAAGGACGGCCCAGCGAGCGCGAGCGACGCACCGATAAGCGGAACGAGCGAGGCGAACGCCGCGGACAAGAGAGCGGGCGGACGTCGAGCGAGTCCACCGAGTTCTCGTCGTCTAGTAGCAGCGTCGATGCGCTGAAACGACGG ACTTCGGAGTGCAGAACATACAAGATCATAATGTCGAAGCTGGACGAACTGAACCGCCTGTTCGTGGCCCGCCGCTCGCCGGGCGCCGCCGGCGCGCTGGCGCCCGGCGCCCTGGGCACCGCCTCGCTGGCGACCGGCGCCCTGGGCACCGCCTCGCTGGCGCCCGGCGCCCGGGGCACCGCCCGCGGGGACTCCTCGGTCACAGTGTCGGACAAGGTTGTGGGCACTGACTCTCCGCAACACGGG GCGCGGCAGAAGACGGAGACCGACCACAACCGCACCATCATAGTCGCCGCGGCCGCCGTCGATATCCCACCTACGCCGCGGATCAACGTCGTCACCGAGAG CGTGGTGCGCGACGAGCGAGACAGCAAACCGGCGAGCGAGAAGGGGATGCCCGGGCGGTTCCACCTCGACGATCCCGTGCGGGTGAGTGCTCCGAGCATCCCGGACACAGGTGCGAAAGAGACGTCGGCGAGCGAGCGGGACAGCGAACCGGCGAGCGAGAAGGGCATGCCTGGGCGGTTCCACCTCGACGATCCCGTGCGG TTGTACCAGCAAGCGAAACGCCTCGAAGCCCGCGTAACGCGCCGCTCGAGTTCGGACTCCCCGGACTCGGGCAGAGACTCAAGCTCTAAAGGCTCGAGTCAAGGCTCGGGCAAAGGCTCCAGATCGCCGTCGCTGTGCGCGCTGTGCCGTTGCTATTGGTTGGTCGCGCGTCGCTATGTCGCGCAGCTCAATCCGGTGCGCGAGTga